The following coding sequences are from one Carassius gibelio isolate Cgi1373 ecotype wild population from Czech Republic chromosome B7, carGib1.2-hapl.c, whole genome shotgun sequence window:
- the sh2d7 gene encoding SH2 domain-containing protein 7: MLTMEQIEAALYQKKRSEKLNEKQMERIEGMGEDFSMDRGLQKEHILKWFVETQAVLILCDGSFPPWFQGFISRHEAEDQLRDKNVGCFLIRLSEKAIGYILSYKGQDRCRHFVINQTKTGLFGVSGDSTTHNSLTELINHFKTTPIQPFGEYLTSYNTDMDSVEEDDKNELYDVFQNKPRGSAGVSVKALRSLWEQASNIPQNTPPCLYSKSGRKLEISTSIDRNSLSQGTKVPPLPKKNSSLRNSLSAGFSGTNPSQEQHSFSESRTSGGDERANGKKSETFDTEGSQFKLPIQDETSNSCNIMPSTPQQPPLASPKTASCSYAVLDLKKHNSGAWREPYTDQEALQPNPLYQTASAVCAGQKDQPGQEYDNPIKLIDNILSAENPYQDITEQRDSNTYEHIAESNTYEDIRVTDSNTYASLDEMQPHTPSISGKKNHKWWKLRLENKK; encoded by the exons ATGCTCACAATGGAGCAAATAGAGGCAGCCTTGTACCAGAAGAAGAGATCTGAGAAATTGAATGAGAAGCAGATGGAAAGAATAGAGGGAATGGGGGAAGACTTCAGCATGGACAGAGGACTACAGAAGGAGCATATCCTCAAGTGGTTTGTGGAGACTCAGGCTGTGCTCATCTTGTGTGATGGAAGTTTTCCACCCTGGTTCCAGGGCTTCATCTCCAGACA TGAAGCAGAAGATCAGCTCAGAGACAAGAATGTTGGTTGTTTCCTTATCAGACTCAGCGAAAAAGCCATTGGATATATTCTTTCATACAA AGGACAGGATCGTTGTCGCCATTTTGTCATAAATCAAACCAAGACTGGCCTGTTCGGCGTTTCTGGTGATTCCACCACTCATAACAGTCTGACAGAACTGATCAATCACTTTAAAACCACACCGATCCAGCCTTTTGGAGAGTACCTGACTTCATATAACACAGATATGGACTCTGTGGAAGAG GATGACAAAAATGAGCTTTATGATGTGTTTCAAAATAAGCCAAGAGGCAGCGCCGGTGTTAGCGTTAAGGCTCTAAGAAGTTTATGGGAACAAGCTAGCAATATCCCTCAAAACACGCCTCCATGTCTGTATTCTAAAAGTGGCCGGAAGCTGGAGATCTCCACTTCTATTGACAGGAACAGCCTGTCCCAG GGAACGAAGGTTCCACCATTGCCAAAGAAGAATTCATCACTCCGGAATTCCTTAAGTGCTGGTTTTTCTGGTACAAATCCATCACAAGAACAACACAGCTTTTCAGAATCAAGGACATCTGGTGGTGATGAGAGAGCAAACGGCAAAAAAAGTGAAACCTTTGACACAGAAGGCTCTCAATTTAAGTTGCCTATCCAAGACGAAACCTCTAATTCTTGTAACATTATGCCCTCCACCCCTCAACAACCTCCTTTAGCTTCACCCAAAACAGCCTCCTGCTCTTATGCAGTCCTTGATCTTAAAAAACACAATAGTGGAGCTTGGCGAGAGCCCTATACTGACCAAGAAGCCCTGCAGCCCAACCCACTCTACCAGACCGCATCAGCGGTGTGTGCTGGCCAGAAGGACCAGCCCGGGCAAGAATATGACAACCCTATAAAGCTCATCGACAACATCCTTTCAGCAGAAAACCCCTATCAAGACATAACTGAACAACGGGACAGTAACACCTATGAACACATAGCTGAGAGCAACACCTATGAGGACATCCGAGTGACAGACAGCAACACGTATGCAAGCTTGGATGAGATGCAACCACACACACCAAGCATCTCGGGGAAGAAG AATCATAAGTGGTGGAAACTTCGACTGGAGAATAAGAAGTAA